A stretch of the Pogona vitticeps strain Pit_001003342236 chromosome 8, PviZW2.1, whole genome shotgun sequence genome encodes the following:
- the LOC110079359 gene encoding inactive serine protease PAMR1, with product MEGWPVMPSVGLGVLFLLLSVSEFLSCEESEVTLDTYWSGTAPICLGGCKGKHKELKRSQCGNGSCCWLGYKSFCRVNCGRPEAEFNSVVYGNDWWVGSVVRYNCRPGFLLVGDPASACQSNGRWTPKPTCLRICLQGRIEINERDIDGSCSSTCPNKVHLGAFLNHGCLKISSCVTKQPGWTRWFFRCDFCQCDCYVACSSSG from the exons ATGGAGGGCTGGCCCGTAATGCCTTCTGTGGGGCTGGgagtcctcttcctcctcctctcagtgTCCGAGTTCCTCTCGTGCGAAGAATCGGAAG TTACCTTGGACACCTACTGGTCCGGAACAGCTCCCATCTGCTTAGGTGGCTGTAAAGGAAAACATAAAGAACTGAAGCGAAGCCAGTGCGGGAACGGAAGTTGTTGCTGGCTCGGGTACAAATCCTTCTGCCGAG TCAACTGCGGCCGGCCAGAAGCGGAGTTCAATTCGGTGGTCTACGGCAACGATTGGTGGGTAGGATCCGTGGTGCGCTACAACTGCCGGCCCGGCTTCCTGCTAGTGGGAGACCCAGCGAGCGCCTGCCAGTCGAACGGCCGATGGACCCCCAAACCGACTTGCCTGC GGATCTGCCTTCAGGGCCGGATAGAAATTAACGAGCGGGACATTGACGGGAGCTGCTCCTCCACCTGCCCCAACAAAGTCCACCTGGGGGCTTTTCTGAATCACGGCTGCCTCAAAATCTCCTCCTGCGTCACCAAGCAACCCGGCTGGACCCGCTGGTTTTTCCGCTGTGACTTCTGCCAGTGCGACTGCTATGTCGCCTGCT CTTCCTCCGGATAA
- the HINFP gene encoding histone H4 transcription factor isoform X2, translating to MPPGKVGSKDVLVLQCEWDACSFVASKMEEFCEHVSKHLQQHLRGKDEEEEEEEVDSLEEYTCLWQECGFCSPESPAELVRHVYFHCYHTKLKQWGLHALQSQSDLAPCQLDFQSRNIIPEIQESFLCLWEYCERAFDNPEWFYRHVEDHSFCTEYKAIGKENHMVFCGWKDCDCTFKGRCKLREHLRSHTQEKVVACPTCGGMFSNNTKFFDHIRRQTALEQQRFQCSHCSKRFATERLLRDHMRNHVNHYKCPLCDMTCPLPSSLCNHIRFRHSEERPFKCSYCDHSCKNLIDLRKHLDTHSKEPAYRCEFEACNFSARSLCSIKLHYKKVHEGDSEPRYKCHVCDKCFTRGNNLTVHLRKKHQFKWPSGHPRFRYKEHEDGYMRLQLVRYESVELTEQLLKDREKQGEVLDDTGQCVVLAGAESSLQGIILEPPAEETPDPDQQAATSPQGSAQPCTDQELSAPSSPIIRVVSRTNEHGESETVYYVMANAPSENRGAVPSGFAAESEETVMDRLQKTAEELGIQIV from the exons ATGCCACCCGGGAAGGTGGGCAGCAAGGACGTCTTGGTGTTGCAGTGTGAATGGGACGCGTGCAGCTTTGTGGCCTCAAAGATGGAGGAGTTCTGCGAACACGTGTCGAAGCACTTGCAGCAGCATCTCCGTGGcaaagacgaggaggaggaagaagaggaggtggattCTCTTG AAGAATACACCTGCCTCTGGCAAGAAtgtgggttctgttctcccgagAGCCCTGCGGAGCTGGTCCGCCATGTTTACTTCCACTGCTACCACACCAAACTGAAGCAGTGGGGGCTGCATGCTTTACAGAGTCAGTCGGACCTGGCCCCTTGTCAGCTGGACTTCCAGAGTCGCAACATCATCCCTGAGATCCAGGAGAGCTTCCTCTGCCTCTGGGAGTATTGTGAG CGAGCTTTTGACAACCCTGAGTGGTTCTACAGGCACGTTGAGGACCACAGTTTCTGCACAGAGTACAAGGCCATTGGGAAGGAGAACCACATGGTCTTCTGTGGCTGGAAAG ATTGTGATTGCACCTTCAAGGGCCGGTGTAAGTTGCGTGAACACTTGCGCAGCCACACGCAGGAGAAGGTCGTGGCTTGTCCCACGTGCGGCGGGATGTTCTCCAACAACACCAAGTTCTTTGACCACATCCGCAGGCAGACAGCTTTAGAAC AACAGCGATTTCAGTGCTCCCACTGCTCCAAAAGATTCGCCACGGAGAGGTTGTTACGGGATCATATGAGAAACCACG TCAACCACTACAAGTGCCCGCTGTGTGACATGACCTGCCCTCTGCCCTCGTCTCTGTGCAATCACATCCGTTTCCGGCACAGCGAGGAACGGCCCTTTAAGTGCAGCTACTGTGACCACAG CTGTAAGAATCTTATTGATCTGCGGAAACATTTGGATACACATAGCAAAGAACCCGCTTACCGGTGTGAGTTTGAGGCCTGCAACTTCAGCGCCCGGTCCCTCTGCTCCATCAAACTGCACTACAAGAAAGTCCATGAG GGTGACTCCGAGCCTCGGTACAAATGTCACGTCTGTGACAAGTGCTTCACGCGTGGGAACAATCTCACTGTGCACCTTAGGAAAAAGCACCAATTCAAGTGGCCTTCAGGCCATCCCCGCTTCAG GTACAAGGAGCACGAGGACGGCTACATGCGGCTCCAACTGGTCCGCTACGAAAGCGTGGAGTTGACGGAGCAGCTGCTGAAAGACCGGGAGAAGCAGGGCGAGGTGTTGGACGACACTGGCCAGTGCGTGGTGCTGGCGGGAGCCGAGAGCAGCCTGCAGGGCATCATCCTGGAGCCGCCCGCAGAGGAGACCCCTGACCCTGACCAGCAGGCTGCCACGTCTCCCCAGGGCTCGGCTCAGCCATGTACAGACCAAGAACTCAGTGCCCCATCCAGCCCCATCATCCGCGTGGTGAGCAGGACCAATGAACACGGGGAGAGCGAGACGGTCTACTATGTCATGGCCAACGCGCCGTCTGAGAATCGGGGGGCTGTGCCGAGCGGGTTTGCCGCCGAGTCGGAGGAGACTGTGATGGACCGGCTCCAGAAAACGGCAGAGGAGCTGGGCATTCAAATTGTATGA
- the HINFP gene encoding histone H4 transcription factor isoform X1, translated as MLLAARTASGAPIGGEDSSGYSAAAQLEEVDAPLELGREGGRKETDAPPIMPPGKVGSKDVLVLQCEWDACSFVASKMEEFCEHVSKHLQQHLRGKDEEEEEEEVDSLEEYTCLWQECGFCSPESPAELVRHVYFHCYHTKLKQWGLHALQSQSDLAPCQLDFQSRNIIPEIQESFLCLWEYCERAFDNPEWFYRHVEDHSFCTEYKAIGKENHMVFCGWKDCDCTFKGRCKLREHLRSHTQEKVVACPTCGGMFSNNTKFFDHIRRQTALEQQRFQCSHCSKRFATERLLRDHMRNHVNHYKCPLCDMTCPLPSSLCNHIRFRHSEERPFKCSYCDHSCKNLIDLRKHLDTHSKEPAYRCEFEACNFSARSLCSIKLHYKKVHEGDSEPRYKCHVCDKCFTRGNNLTVHLRKKHQFKWPSGHPRFRYKEHEDGYMRLQLVRYESVELTEQLLKDREKQGEVLDDTGQCVVLAGAESSLQGIILEPPAEETPDPDQQAATSPQGSAQPCTDQELSAPSSPIIRVVSRTNEHGESETVYYVMANAPSENRGAVPSGFAAESEETVMDRLQKTAEELGIQIV; from the exons CACCCCCGATCATGCCACCCGGGAAGGTGGGCAGCAAGGACGTCTTGGTGTTGCAGTGTGAATGGGACGCGTGCAGCTTTGTGGCCTCAAAGATGGAGGAGTTCTGCGAACACGTGTCGAAGCACTTGCAGCAGCATCTCCGTGGcaaagacgaggaggaggaagaagaggaggtggattCTCTTG AAGAATACACCTGCCTCTGGCAAGAAtgtgggttctgttctcccgagAGCCCTGCGGAGCTGGTCCGCCATGTTTACTTCCACTGCTACCACACCAAACTGAAGCAGTGGGGGCTGCATGCTTTACAGAGTCAGTCGGACCTGGCCCCTTGTCAGCTGGACTTCCAGAGTCGCAACATCATCCCTGAGATCCAGGAGAGCTTCCTCTGCCTCTGGGAGTATTGTGAG CGAGCTTTTGACAACCCTGAGTGGTTCTACAGGCACGTTGAGGACCACAGTTTCTGCACAGAGTACAAGGCCATTGGGAAGGAGAACCACATGGTCTTCTGTGGCTGGAAAG ATTGTGATTGCACCTTCAAGGGCCGGTGTAAGTTGCGTGAACACTTGCGCAGCCACACGCAGGAGAAGGTCGTGGCTTGTCCCACGTGCGGCGGGATGTTCTCCAACAACACCAAGTTCTTTGACCACATCCGCAGGCAGACAGCTTTAGAAC AACAGCGATTTCAGTGCTCCCACTGCTCCAAAAGATTCGCCACGGAGAGGTTGTTACGGGATCATATGAGAAACCACG TCAACCACTACAAGTGCCCGCTGTGTGACATGACCTGCCCTCTGCCCTCGTCTCTGTGCAATCACATCCGTTTCCGGCACAGCGAGGAACGGCCCTTTAAGTGCAGCTACTGTGACCACAG CTGTAAGAATCTTATTGATCTGCGGAAACATTTGGATACACATAGCAAAGAACCCGCTTACCGGTGTGAGTTTGAGGCCTGCAACTTCAGCGCCCGGTCCCTCTGCTCCATCAAACTGCACTACAAGAAAGTCCATGAG GGTGACTCCGAGCCTCGGTACAAATGTCACGTCTGTGACAAGTGCTTCACGCGTGGGAACAATCTCACTGTGCACCTTAGGAAAAAGCACCAATTCAAGTGGCCTTCAGGCCATCCCCGCTTCAG GTACAAGGAGCACGAGGACGGCTACATGCGGCTCCAACTGGTCCGCTACGAAAGCGTGGAGTTGACGGAGCAGCTGCTGAAAGACCGGGAGAAGCAGGGCGAGGTGTTGGACGACACTGGCCAGTGCGTGGTGCTGGCGGGAGCCGAGAGCAGCCTGCAGGGCATCATCCTGGAGCCGCCCGCAGAGGAGACCCCTGACCCTGACCAGCAGGCTGCCACGTCTCCCCAGGGCTCGGCTCAGCCATGTACAGACCAAGAACTCAGTGCCCCATCCAGCCCCATCATCCGCGTGGTGAGCAGGACCAATGAACACGGGGAGAGCGAGACGGTCTACTATGTCATGGCCAACGCGCCGTCTGAGAATCGGGGGGCTGTGCCGAGCGGGTTTGCCGCCGAGTCGGAGGAGACTGTGATGGACCGGCTCCAGAAAACGGCAGAGGAGCTGGGCATTCAAATTGTATGA